One window from the genome of Eucalyptus grandis isolate ANBG69807.140 chromosome 7, ASM1654582v1, whole genome shotgun sequence encodes:
- the LOC104429959 gene encoding aluminum-activated malate transporter 2 has protein sequence MAKAAELAKKAVKLGQDDPRRVTHSLKVGLALSLVSLFYYLQPLYEGFGVNAMWAVMTVVLIFEFHVGATFSRGLNRLLATVIGGAIGLGAHHLASLSGKTGQPIMLSFFVFLQAAGITFMRFFPRIKAKYDYGMMILILTFALVSVSGFREDKIFEFAHKRLSTVVIGSSACLIVSVIVCPVWAGEDLHRLIVLNVEKLANFLEGFGDEYLRKLEDSDLNQDKSLFREYKSVLETKSEEESLAPPQVQTRLEELCAEMGIEAARASKQLSSSLKTMTTPSSATPHLEKARNAAKALKSLLKTTSWNHATDLLAVVHAITVTSLLIDVIDCTDKIAESVNELASLAGFKTVEKHLKCDEVVLTVTALEVTVLPESGSPLGRSDSAPVL, from the exons ATGGCGAAAGCGGCTGAGCTGGCCAAGAAGGCAGTGAAGCTCGGGCAAGATGACCCGAGACGAGTCACTCATTCACTTAAAGTCGGGTTAGCACTTTCCTTAGTGTCGCTATTCTATTACCTCCAGCCGCTCTACGAAGGCTTCGGCGTCAACGCAATGTGGGCCGTCATGACCGTGGTGCTCATCTTCGAATTCCACGTCG GGGCCACTTTTAGTAGAGGGTTGAATAGACTACTAGCTACAGTGATTGGCGGTGCAATTGGTCTTGGTGCTCATCACTTAGCAAGTCTCTCGGGAAAAACCGGCCAGCCCATAATGCTTAGTTTCTTCGTCTTTCTTCAAG CCGCTGGTATTACGTTTATGAGGTTCTTCCCGCGAATCAAGGCAAAGTACGACTACGGGATGATGATACTCATACTGACGTTCGCGCTGGTGTCGGTGTCGGGCTTCCGGGAAGACAAGATATTTGAGTTTGCACACAAGCGGCTCTCCACCGTCGTCATTGGCAGCTCTGCCTGCCTGATCGTCTCCGTCATTGTGTGTCCCGTTTGGGCTGGCGAAGACCTCCACCGCCTCATCGTTCTCAACGTGGAAAAGCTTGCCAACTTCTTGGAAG gatttGGGGATgaatatttgagaaaattagaaGATAGTGACTTGAATCAAGACAAGTCACTTTTTCGAGAATACAAAAGTGTTCTCGAAACGAAAAGCGAAGAAGAATCTCTG GCGCCACCGCAAGTTCAAACCAGACTCGAGGAGCTCTGTGCAGAGATGGGCATAGAAGCCGCAAGAGCTTCGAAGCAACTTTCATCTTCCCTCAAGACAATGACCACGCCATCCTCTGCGACTCCCCACCTCGAGAAGGCCCGAAACGCTGCAAAAGCCCTCAAGTCGCTGCTCAAGACGACCTCCTGGAATCATGCGACCGACCTCCTCGCCGTCGTCCACGCCATCACCGTCACGTCGCTCCTCATTGACGTCATCGATTGCACGGATAAGATTGCCGAGTCTGTCAACGAGCTCGCGTCCCTTGCCGGCTTCAAGACTGTGGAAAAGCATCTCAAGTGCGACGAAGTTGTGTTGACTGTAACTGCACTCGAGGTGACAGTCTTGCCAGAAAGTGGGAGTCCTCTGGGCAGATCGGACTCGGCGCCGGTGTTGTAG